CACGGCATGGCCCCGATGAAAACGAACAGTGCGCGCACCGCGAGCTCCTCCCGCTCCCCGGTGCGATTGTTCTCGACCACGATTGCTTCGAGTTCGCTGATGCCGATTACTTCGCGCACCTCGGTGTTGCGGTGCACCATCACACGCGGGTGCTGCTCGATCTGCTCGACCAGATACCGGGACATGCTCTTGCCGAGATCGCCATCCCGGATGAGTAGGTGCACGCGCTCGACGCGACCGGCGAGAAACACCGTTGCCTGCCCTGCGGAGTTACCGCCGCCGACGATCGCCACCGGGTCCACGCCACACATCGACGCCTCCTGATGGGTCGCGGCGTAGTACACGCCGGTGCCTTCGAGGCGCTCGATACCGGTCACGGCGAGTCTGCGATAGCGGGCGCCGGTGGCCAGGACGACGGTGCGGCCGAGCAGCACGCCGCCACCGGCCAGCCGCAGCAGATGGTGTCCATCCTCTGCGTCCAGCCCGACTACCTCCGCAGACACCAGCAACCGAGCACCGAACTTTCCGGCCTGGATGACCGCCCGCTCGGCCAGCTCGGTGCCGGAGATACCCGCGGGAAAGCCCAGGTAGTTCTCGATGCGTGAGGAGGTGCCCGCCTGCCCACCCGCCGCAATCGCCTCCAGCACCGAGGTGTCGAGCCCGTCCGAGGCGCTGTACACCGAGGTGGCCAGGCCGGCCGGGCCAGCACCCACCACGATGAGGTCGCACACCTCGCGCAGCGTGTCCGGCACCGGTAGGCCGATGAGGCGCCCCAATTCGGCATTCGTCGGATTGCGCAGCACCCGCTCGCCACGCCAGATGACGACCGGAGTGTCCTCGGGTGCGACACCGAGATCACGCAGGAGTTGTTCGGCCCGACTGTCGCGCTCGAGGTCGATCCAGGTGTGCGGCAATCGGTTTCGCACGGCGAACTCGCGTAGCCGACGGGTGTCGGGCGAGTAGCAGGAACCGATGATTCGGAAACCGCAGACCATACGGAGCAGCCGGCAGCGGCGGATCAGATACGCGCGCAGAATGAGGTCGCTGAGCACCGGATCGTGTTCGACCAGCGCGCGTATCCGCTGGACCGGGACGACAAGCACCTCGCCGTCTTCGATCATCTCAGCGGTGTAGAACGCGACCTGACCTTCCAGCAGGCCCAGCTCGCCGAGGAATCGGCCGGGCCCGTGGATGCGCAGCACCCGGCGTTCCCCCGCATCGTCGTCGACGATCGCGACGGTGCCGGACAGGATCACGAAGAACTCGTCGCTCGGCGCCCCGGCGCGAACCAACGTCTCACCGGCGCGCACCGCTCGCTGGGCGCCGCCGACGGCGAGCGTCGCCACCTGCGCGTCCGACAGTCGCGGAAACGCGCCGACATCGTCCGGGGTTTCGACGTTCATCAGACGAAGTTCTGGTGGACGTAGCACCAGCGCCAATTCTCGCCGGGTTCCATCGATTGGACGATGGGGTGGCCGGTCCCGGTGGCGTGCGCTCGTGCGTGCCGCATCGGGGACGAGTCACAGCAGCCGACGTGCCCGCAGGTCAGGCACAGCCGCAGATGCAGCCATGGCGTGCCGAGCTGAAGACACTCTTCGCAGCCCTGCGGTGTCCGCGGCGCCACCGGCCGGATCGCCGTGACGTGGGGATCGGTATAGATGGAGGTCATGCGGTCACCCCCTTATCCGCTCGATCGGAGAGGGCCTGGTCCAGCCACCTCCGCAGTTCCGGTACCGGAGCGGCGCCCGCCTGCCGGGCCAGCACCTCGCCGTGGTCGAGCACGAGCAAGGTCGGCACCGCCCGCACGACGAACCGCTCGGCGGTGCGGGGTGCGGCATCGATGTCGACCTTGACCAGCTTCAGCCGACCGGCACGTTCGGTCGCGAGCTGTTCGAGCGCCGGGCTGACCATCAGGCAGGGCCGACACCAGGTCGCCCACAGGTCGACAAGGACCGGCACCGAAGACTTTTCGGTCATCTCGGTGAAGTCGTCGTCCCCCGCCGCGACGATCCACGGCAGCGGATTGTGGCAGTTGCCGCAGCGCGGTGTGCCTTCTGCCGCGGCTGGAACCCGGTTGAACTTCCCACAGTTGGGGCACTTGATCTTCGCGGCTTCCATGGTCGTACCTCGTTTTCATGCCGCGATCGCGGGCGCGGTATACGCGACTGCGAGATCGTCACCGTCCACGGTGACAGTGACG
The DNA window shown above is from Nocardia sp. NBC_01730 and carries:
- a CDS encoding FAD-dependent oxidoreductase, which codes for MNVETPDDVGAFPRLSDAQVATLAVGGAQRAVRAGETLVRAGAPSDEFFVILSGTVAIVDDDAGERRVLRIHGPGRFLGELGLLEGQVAFYTAEMIEDGEVLVVPVQRIRALVEHDPVLSDLILRAYLIRRCRLLRMVCGFRIIGSCYSPDTRRLREFAVRNRLPHTWIDLERDSRAEQLLRDLGVAPEDTPVVIWRGERVLRNPTNAELGRLIGLPVPDTLREVCDLIVVGAGPAGLATSVYSASDGLDTSVLEAIAAGGQAGTSSRIENYLGFPAGISGTELAERAVIQAGKFGARLLVSAEVVGLDAEDGHHLLRLAGGGVLLGRTVVLATGARYRRLAVTGIERLEGTGVYYAATHQEASMCGVDPVAIVGGGNSAGQATVFLAGRVERVHLLIRDGDLGKSMSRYLVEQIEQHPRVMVHRNTEVREVIGISELEAIVVENNRTGEREELAVRALFVFIGAMPWTAWLTDTVALDAHGFVRTGPDAVYPAENQRDSGRRPLPLETSRRGVFAVGDVRSGSVKRVASAVGEGAMAVRHIHEYFERS
- a CDS encoding UBP-type zinc finger domain-containing protein, with product MTSIYTDPHVTAIRPVAPRTPQGCEECLQLGTPWLHLRLCLTCGHVGCCDSSPMRHARAHATGTGHPIVQSMEPGENWRWCYVHQNFV
- a CDS encoding thioredoxin family protein: MEAAKIKCPNCGKFNRVPAAAEGTPRCGNCHNPLPWIVAAGDDDFTEMTEKSSVPVLVDLWATWCRPCLMVSPALEQLATERAGRLKLVKVDIDAAPRTAERFVVRAVPTLLVLDHGEVLARQAGAAPVPELRRWLDQALSDRADKGVTA